A region from the Lentimonas sp. CC4 genome encodes:
- the ssb gene encoding single-stranded DNA-binding protein has translation MASFNKVILMGNLTRDPELRVTPNGNSICKLGLATSRVYSTKDGERREETTFVDIDAFGKQAEVINKYMRKGRPIMVEGRLKLDQWESDGQKRSKLSVVLENFQFLGSREDNDGGNTGGGYEKSSPPARSAPSAPAAPATPAAPAANFSNDNDTLDEDVPF, from the coding sequence ATGGCCTCATTTAATAAAGTCATCCTCATGGGAAACTTGACCCGCGACCCTGAGTTGCGTGTGACGCCTAATGGTAATTCGATCTGTAAGCTCGGTCTCGCGACTTCGCGTGTTTACTCCACTAAAGATGGAGAGCGCCGCGAAGAAACAACGTTCGTCGATATCGACGCGTTTGGTAAGCAGGCCGAGGTGATCAATAAATACATGCGTAAGGGGCGTCCGATCATGGTCGAAGGCCGCTTGAAGCTCGATCAGTGGGAATCTGATGGCCAAAAGCGCAGTAAGTTGAGTGTCGTGCTCGAGAACTTCCAGTTCCTCGGCAGTCGCGAAGACAATGACGGTGGCAATACTGGCGGTGGTTACGAAAAGAGCTCGCCTCCGGCGCGTTCGGCTCCCTCTGCGCCAGCTGCTCCGGCAACACCTGCTGCGCCAGCGGCAAATTTCTCAAACGATAACGACACACTCGATGAGGACGTTCCGTTTTAA
- the lpxD gene encoding UDP-3-O-(3-hydroxymyristoyl)glucosamine N-acyltransferase yields the protein MAFVYTIQRILEIVGDDAECSGQFQGNILGIASLSEAVEGDLSFLGNAKYRDTVAASQASVLLLPREYAEAPKAGQLHIKVDSPSYALALLCRDMEKSLQPAPEPGVHSTAFVDEGAVISPSATIGPFCYIGKGAVVGAAVLESHVSIGKYAKVGDESYIYPHVVVGDYCVVGPRNRLHSSCVIGSDGYGYEFRDGGHQRIPQIGNVVTEADVDIGSNTSIDRARFGSTVIGTGTKVDNQVQIAHNVRIGRHCLIIAQVGISGSTVLEDGVVLAGQVGVAGHLTIGAGVVAAGKTGIARSLKPKEQVRGPTAEPIMLFNRIAVLQRRLPDLFKRFDKLEKSVESLAERDTTK from the coding sequence ATGGCATTTGTTTACACCATTCAACGTATCTTGGAAATCGTCGGCGACGACGCAGAATGCTCCGGTCAATTCCAAGGTAATATCCTCGGCATCGCGTCTCTCTCCGAGGCGGTCGAGGGGGATCTCTCCTTTTTAGGGAATGCAAAGTATCGTGATACTGTGGCCGCATCGCAGGCATCTGTGTTGCTCTTACCGCGTGAGTATGCAGAAGCCCCTAAGGCTGGACAGCTACACATCAAAGTGGATAGCCCTTCGTATGCGCTCGCCTTGCTCTGCCGCGATATGGAGAAAAGCTTGCAGCCGGCTCCTGAGCCGGGCGTGCATTCGACTGCCTTTGTGGATGAGGGCGCAGTGATCTCGCCGTCTGCGACGATTGGACCGTTTTGCTATATTGGCAAAGGTGCGGTGGTGGGGGCAGCAGTGCTCGAGTCGCATGTTAGCATCGGTAAATATGCGAAGGTGGGGGATGAGTCGTATATTTATCCGCACGTCGTTGTCGGTGATTATTGTGTCGTCGGTCCTCGAAACCGGCTTCACTCCAGTTGTGTCATCGGCTCTGATGGCTATGGTTACGAGTTCCGCGACGGAGGACATCAACGTATTCCTCAGATTGGCAATGTCGTGACAGAAGCGGATGTCGATATTGGTTCGAATACTTCGATTGATCGGGCTCGTTTCGGGTCCACGGTCATCGGCACTGGGACTAAAGTCGATAATCAGGTGCAGATCGCCCATAATGTGCGGATCGGCAGGCATTGCTTGATCATTGCTCAAGTCGGTATCAGCGGCAGCACAGTGCTGGAGGATGGTGTTGTGCTGGCAGGCCAAGTCGGCGTTGCCGGGCATTTGACGATCGGAGCTGGCGTCGTCGCTGCGGGTAAGACTGGAATTGCACGTTCATTGAAACCTAAAGAACAGGTGCGTGGGCCGACTGCAGAGCCTATTATGCTTTTTAACCGCATTGCTGTTTTACAGCGGCGTCTTCCGGATCTGTTTAAAAGATTCGATAAATTAGAGAAAAGTGTCGAGTCTTTGGCTGAACGTGACACAACAAAATAA
- the dnaB gene encoding replicative DNA helicase: MPPESTNSSYGRNKGGRKFRDARSPENSPDEIRVQPHNVEAEEGLLAACLIDGGREILTECIEAKLTPDYFFKTSHQELFRALLALYETGDPIDEILLLDYLRKNGMEEEVGGIAAIYAIQNRIETPAHARYFTRIVHEKYLLRRLIRTSRETIEACYEQQEDMSTFIEKIEQDIFDISSGRVTEGATPIREAVDGAVSNIQALLSGKDDIDGVLSGFRDLDGMTYGFHPGQMIVLAARPSVGKTSLAMNFAEHAMLPAEGRKPAGVLVFSLEMTSEDLAMRLICCRSRVDMKRIRDRVASKQDMSDIVTTAKELKQSPLWIDDNSSSTILDIRAKARRLHTKSKLGLVVVDYLQLIRGADPRVPREQQIADISRGMKGMAKELSIPVVVLSQLNRESEKENRDPRISDLRESGSIEQDADVVLLLHRPKKSDDDEGVQDGAMPGDVEHIKLIIAKQRNGPIGDIDLTFVRRYTRYENFHR; the protein is encoded by the coding sequence ATGCCGCCTGAATCAACGAATTCCTCTTACGGTCGCAACAAAGGCGGCCGTAAGTTTCGTGATGCTCGGAGCCCGGAAAACTCACCTGATGAGATCCGTGTGCAGCCGCATAATGTTGAGGCCGAGGAAGGCCTGCTGGCTGCCTGTCTGATTGATGGTGGTCGCGAAATTCTGACTGAGTGTATTGAAGCAAAGCTTACACCAGATTATTTCTTTAAGACATCTCACCAAGAGCTCTTTCGTGCGCTTCTAGCGTTGTATGAAACGGGTGATCCGATCGACGAAATCTTGCTTTTGGACTATCTCCGTAAGAACGGGATGGAAGAAGAAGTCGGCGGCATTGCTGCGATCTATGCGATTCAGAACCGAATCGAGACGCCAGCTCACGCGCGCTACTTTACCCGTATTGTTCACGAGAAGTATTTGCTACGCCGCTTGATTCGCACCTCACGCGAGACGATCGAGGCCTGCTATGAACAGCAGGAGGATATGTCCACGTTCATCGAAAAGATTGAGCAGGACATCTTCGATATTAGTAGTGGCCGTGTCACTGAGGGTGCCACGCCGATCCGCGAGGCGGTTGATGGCGCGGTGAGTAATATCCAAGCCCTGTTAAGTGGTAAGGATGATATTGACGGCGTGCTATCTGGTTTTCGCGATTTGGATGGCATGACGTATGGCTTCCATCCAGGTCAAATGATCGTGTTGGCGGCCCGTCCATCGGTGGGTAAGACCTCATTGGCGATGAATTTTGCGGAGCACGCAATGCTGCCAGCGGAGGGGCGTAAGCCTGCAGGCGTGCTGGTGTTCAGTTTGGAAATGACCTCCGAAGACTTGGCGATGCGTTTGATTTGCTGCCGTTCGCGGGTCGATATGAAGCGTATTCGCGACCGTGTTGCTTCGAAGCAGGATATGTCGGACATCGTGACTACGGCCAAAGAGCTGAAGCAGTCGCCGCTGTGGATCGATGATAATTCTAGCTCAACTATTTTAGATATTCGTGCAAAAGCGCGTCGTCTGCACACTAAGAGTAAGCTCGGTCTCGTGGTGGTCGATTATTTACAGCTGATTCGTGGCGCTGATCCACGCGTGCCGCGTGAGCAGCAGATTGCCGATATTTCCCGTGGTATGAAAGGCATGGCGAAGGAGCTGAGTATTCCTGTGGTCGTGCTTAGTCAGCTGAATCGTGAGTCAGAGAAAGAGAATCGCGATCCGCGCATCTCTGATCTTCGTGAGTCCGGTTCGATCGAGCAGGATGCCGACGTGGTGTTGCTGCTGCATCGTCCAAAGAAGAGCGATGATGATGAGGGCGTGCAAGACGGGGCGATGCCTGGTGATGTGGAGCATATTAAATTGATCATTGCGAAGCAACGTAATGGTCCGATTGGCGACATTGATTTAACATTTGTGCGACGTTATACACGCTATGAAAATTTTCATCGCTAG
- a CDS encoding 30S ribosomal protein S6, which produces MSATTTNNYKTTFILDLRESEDDSAKVLADLTEILASLGGTVTESEDLGMREFARAADRRYTQGHILEVYFDGPGTVPAELQEKLRLDKRVNRIFVQSV; this is translated from the coding sequence ATGAGCGCAACGACTACAAACAACTACAAAACTACTTTCATCCTAGACCTACGCGAATCCGAAGACGATTCCGCTAAAGTTCTAGCTGACTTGACTGAAATTCTCGCGTCACTCGGTGGCACGGTAACTGAGAGCGAAGATCTCGGTATGCGCGAATTCGCGCGTGCTGCTGACCGCCGCTACACTCAGGGCCATATCCTCGAAGTTTACTTCGACGGTCCTGGAACAGTGCCTGCAGAGCTTCAAGAAAAGCTTCGTCTCGACAAACGCGTCAACCGCATCTTCGTTCAGTCAGTCTAA
- a CDS encoding homoserine O-acetyltransferase, translating into MNDSEPAPHSPEEGDVGLVEYQDFVSREPFRFESGGTIPELTLRYETYGHLNDAKDNAILICHALSGNHHCAGVHSMDERKSGWWNFVVGPGKPIDTSRYYVICSNSLGGCSGSSGPYSVNPETGERYRLDFPKLTVRDMVKAQSVLLDSLGIDRLHAVVGGSMGGMQTLQWAIDFPDRVGRYIAMACCARHNAQAIAFNDTGRQAIICDPVWDEGNYDPDQPPGHGLSVARMMAHITYLSDAGMEAKFGRKRRTLDGGREHFDVEFEVESYLRYQGQSFVGRFDANTYLYLTKALDRFDLHSPVSLDDTLSAVSAPGLVVGFTSDWLYPPQGNREVAEALLRLGKDATYAELEMDFGHDSFLVRSPELYDLIRTFLDR; encoded by the coding sequence ATGAATGATTCCGAACCAGCACCGCATTCCCCAGAAGAGGGGGATGTCGGCTTAGTTGAGTATCAAGATTTCGTTTCCCGTGAACCGTTTCGCTTCGAATCGGGCGGGACGATTCCTGAACTGACGCTGCGTTATGAGACCTACGGGCACCTTAATGACGCGAAGGATAATGCAATACTCATCTGCCACGCGCTGAGTGGTAATCATCACTGTGCGGGTGTGCATAGTATGGATGAGCGCAAATCGGGCTGGTGGAACTTTGTGGTCGGCCCAGGCAAGCCGATTGATACGTCGCGCTATTATGTGATATGCTCGAACTCCTTGGGGGGCTGCTCTGGTTCGTCAGGGCCGTATTCGGTCAACCCTGAGACGGGTGAACGTTATCGCTTGGACTTTCCCAAGCTGACTGTGCGTGACATGGTTAAAGCGCAGAGTGTATTACTGGACTCTTTGGGGATCGACCGACTGCATGCTGTCGTTGGTGGCAGTATGGGAGGGATGCAAACGCTACAATGGGCGATTGATTTTCCAGATCGTGTGGGGCGTTATATCGCAATGGCTTGCTGTGCGCGGCACAATGCGCAGGCGATTGCGTTCAATGATACGGGTCGCCAAGCGATTATTTGTGATCCAGTTTGGGATGAGGGGAACTATGATCCCGATCAACCGCCTGGGCATGGCCTATCAGTCGCGCGAATGATGGCGCATATTACTTACCTCTCAGACGCTGGGATGGAGGCCAAATTTGGCCGTAAGCGGCGCACTTTGGATGGGGGGCGTGAGCACTTTGACGTCGAATTTGAGGTAGAGAGCTATCTGCGCTATCAAGGGCAAAGCTTTGTGGGTCGTTTCGATGCAAATACCTATTTGTATTTAACTAAGGCGCTCGATCGCTTTGATCTGCACAGTCCAGTGTCGCTGGATGACACGCTGTCTGCAGTTTCGGCTCCAGGGCTTGTTGTTGGTTTCACTTCCGATTGGTTGTATCCGCCGCAAGGAAACCGTGAAGTCGCTGAAGCGCTTTTACGCTTAGGCAAAGATGCGACCTATGCAGAACTAGAGATGGATTTTGGGCACGACTCGTTCCTCGTGCGCTCACCAGAACTCTATGACTTGATCCGAACCTTTCTGGACCGGTAA
- the rplI gene encoding 50S ribosomal protein L9 produces MANSQVLLLQPIKGLGAEGDTVTVRAGYARNFLLPRKQALPITQANKKHVEALLKAREAREQKEFETARTLGEQIEKTSIAIAVKTGEGGKMFGAVTANDLIERLKEEGIELAKKQLGLAQPIKELGSHTAGIKLHADVEVELKFEVVSENPIEEAVVEDASDEDED; encoded by the coding sequence ATGGCTAACTCTCAAGTTCTCCTCCTTCAACCCATCAAAGGCCTCGGCGCCGAGGGTGACACAGTAACAGTGCGTGCAGGTTATGCACGCAACTTCCTGCTTCCACGCAAGCAAGCTTTGCCTATCACTCAGGCAAACAAGAAGCATGTTGAAGCGCTTCTCAAGGCACGTGAAGCACGTGAGCAGAAAGAATTCGAAACAGCACGCACATTGGGCGAGCAAATCGAAAAGACCAGCATCGCAATCGCAGTGAAGACTGGCGAAGGCGGCAAGATGTTTGGCGCTGTCACTGCCAACGATTTGATCGAGCGCCTCAAGGAAGAGGGTATCGAGCTTGCTAAGAAGCAACTCGGTTTGGCTCAGCCAATCAAGGAACTCGGTTCGCACACTGCTGGCATCAAGCTACATGCTGATGTTGAAGTAGAACTGAAGTTCGAAGTGGTATCTGAAAATCCGATCGAAGAAGCCGTTGTTGAAGACGCTTCTGACGAAGACGAAGATTAA
- a CDS encoding ribose-phosphate pyrophosphokinase, protein MKESSLKIFCGNSNPKLAKDICNYLDVPLGDATVISFPDGESFVRINENIRGADIFIIQSTCNPANQYLMELFIMIDAARRASARSITAVIPFYGYARQDRKDQPRVPITSKLVANLLVSAGATRVLTVDLHAQQIQGFFDIPVDHLYASPVLFEYLKDIDTTNLSLFSPDVGGMKMASAYASMLDVPLGFIAKRRTSAETVEAVSLVGDVEGRDILLIDDMTETAGTLCAAAELLKKNGAKSVMAAVSHGVLNDMGYERISNGLLDRLITTDTTPVEQREGVPITVLSVAALLGEGIKRIHDNASVTGLFEIKGY, encoded by the coding sequence ATGAAAGAAAGCTCACTGAAAATTTTCTGCGGGAATTCCAACCCGAAATTAGCGAAAGATATCTGTAATTATCTGGATGTTCCTCTTGGGGATGCCACGGTGATTAGTTTTCCAGATGGAGAGAGCTTTGTTCGTATTAATGAGAATATTCGCGGTGCGGATATTTTCATCATTCAGTCGACCTGTAATCCGGCAAATCAGTATTTGATGGAGCTATTCATCATGATCGATGCGGCGCGTCGCGCTTCGGCGAGAAGCATTACTGCTGTGATCCCGTTTTATGGGTATGCACGCCAAGATCGTAAGGATCAGCCACGTGTGCCGATTACCTCAAAGCTGGTAGCCAATTTGTTGGTTTCTGCGGGGGCGACGCGTGTATTGACCGTCGATTTGCACGCACAGCAGATTCAAGGTTTCTTCGATATTCCAGTCGATCATCTCTATGCTTCGCCGGTTTTGTTCGAATACCTGAAGGATATCGACACGACTAACTTATCGCTCTTCTCTCCTGATGTCGGTGGCATGAAGATGGCGTCTGCGTATGCGAGCATGTTGGACGTGCCGCTCGGATTTATCGCGAAGCGACGCACTTCAGCCGAAACGGTTGAGGCTGTTTCACTCGTGGGAGATGTTGAAGGTCGAGATATCCTATTGATTGATGATATGACCGAGACTGCAGGCACGCTCTGCGCTGCTGCGGAATTGCTTAAAAAGAATGGTGCCAAGAGTGTCATGGCTGCCGTGAGTCACGGTGTCTTGAACGATATGGGCTACGAGCGTATTTCCAATGGCTTGCTGGATCGGTTGATCACAACAGACACGACTCCTGTGGAGCAGCGTGAAGGGGTGCCGATTACTGTGCTCAGTGTCGCAGCGCTACTGGGCGAAGGTATTAAGCGTATTCATGATAACGCCAGTGTCACTGGTCTCTTTGAGATCAAAGGATACTAG
- the bamA gene encoding outer membrane protein assembly factor BamA, translated as MRFIKTFLRAVICLAAIANLTILSAQDSQEYPKVNEVRVEFDGFKSVSEEFVFSNVQLRSGMNYNTALVDQSIRTLYGTGHFEFVEVKVENSDDGSVDVIFEVIPKYTIERITYSGNNKYKEGRLSSKGELEAGVPLDEYQVSEAADKIQAYYVKKGYPDVKVDYRIRRDEDTGFAVVLFDIDEGTNVKIKGLGFEGNDSIESKKLAKVLETKKRGWLSWLTGSGRFDEVKFKEDLELLRTYYRNQGYLDVVVDADDVILDFKTDQDLYITIRLTEGERYTVGEMSIENATIFTEGELIGAVEVESGDPFSPEKVDQAATAVREYYTSRGYLDAGVRAERVPNMATRAIDVVFRVRESEKFYVESIKVEGNTITKTRVIIRELALRPGDVFDLKRMETSENRLRNTRYFGDVRMNPEATNIPGRRDLSVTVSEGRTGNFTFGAGFGSVESAVVYFELTQGNFDLFNWRSGFRGAGQKFRFRASLGTTSNEVLIAFEEPWLFEQRLAFGVEIFRTESDYNSSDYNELRTGFELYLRRRLFELVEARVSYRLELVDIFDVDDDVKTYREAEGDEYVSSVGLTLLRDSRDSLMFTRNGNRTTLSANLAGVGGDVHYLKLEARSAQFFPTFDLYDQTLSIIGRVGTASPYGDSDDVPFYDRFYLGGPDSLRGFEYRDVSPRDEEDSSESVGGDTYGMLSFEYGWRLAEPLGLVAFYDCGFVNESDYDFSPSDYASNWGIGARIILMGSPLKLDLGFPITVPDDADDNGAQFNFSFGTRF; from the coding sequence ATGCGATTTATTAAGACTTTCCTGCGTGCAGTGATCTGCCTCGCAGCCATTGCCAATCTGACTATTTTATCCGCTCAGGATTCTCAGGAATACCCGAAGGTAAATGAAGTGCGTGTCGAGTTCGACGGCTTCAAGTCAGTGAGTGAGGAGTTCGTGTTCAGCAATGTGCAATTGCGCAGCGGCATGAACTATAACACAGCGTTGGTCGATCAGTCGATTCGCACACTGTATGGCACCGGACACTTTGAGTTTGTCGAGGTGAAGGTCGAGAATTCAGATGACGGTTCGGTGGATGTGATCTTTGAGGTGATTCCTAAGTATACCATTGAGCGCATTACGTATTCCGGAAATAACAAATACAAGGAAGGGCGTTTGTCCTCGAAAGGTGAGTTGGAGGCAGGTGTGCCGCTGGATGAGTATCAAGTCAGCGAGGCTGCTGACAAAATCCAAGCTTACTACGTAAAGAAGGGGTATCCTGATGTAAAAGTGGATTACCGTATCCGGCGGGATGAAGACACTGGCTTTGCAGTTGTGCTGTTTGATATTGATGAGGGCACGAATGTTAAGATCAAGGGGCTGGGGTTTGAGGGGAACGATTCAATCGAAAGTAAGAAACTTGCGAAGGTCCTGGAGACTAAAAAGAGAGGTTGGTTGTCGTGGTTGACTGGCTCTGGTCGTTTTGATGAAGTTAAATTTAAGGAAGATCTAGAGCTGCTCCGCACGTATTATCGCAATCAGGGTTATTTGGATGTGGTTGTGGATGCGGATGATGTGATCCTAGACTTTAAGACCGATCAGGATCTTTACATCACGATTCGTTTGACGGAAGGGGAGCGCTATACCGTCGGTGAGATGTCGATTGAGAATGCCACGATTTTTACTGAAGGGGAGCTAATTGGAGCGGTTGAGGTTGAGTCCGGCGATCCATTTTCTCCTGAGAAAGTCGATCAGGCTGCGACTGCTGTTCGCGAATATTATACTTCGCGTGGTTATTTAGATGCAGGTGTGCGTGCCGAACGTGTGCCGAATATGGCTACACGTGCGATTGATGTCGTGTTCCGAGTGCGGGAGAGCGAGAAGTTTTATGTCGAATCGATTAAGGTCGAAGGCAACACGATTACGAAGACACGGGTGATCATTCGTGAATTGGCGCTTCGCCCAGGTGACGTGTTTGACCTTAAGCGTATGGAGACCAGTGAGAACCGTTTGCGCAATACGCGTTATTTTGGTGATGTGCGCATGAATCCGGAGGCCACCAATATTCCTGGTCGTCGTGATTTAAGTGTGACTGTCAGCGAAGGTCGCACGGGTAACTTCACTTTTGGTGCTGGTTTTGGTTCCGTTGAGAGTGCGGTCGTTTACTTCGAGCTGACTCAAGGTAATTTCGACCTCTTTAACTGGCGCTCTGGTTTTCGTGGTGCTGGCCAGAAGTTCCGTTTCCGCGCATCGTTGGGCACGACGAGTAATGAAGTCTTGATCGCATTCGAGGAGCCTTGGTTATTCGAGCAGCGTTTGGCCTTTGGGGTCGAGATATTCCGCACGGAGTCGGACTACAATAGTAGTGATTATAATGAGCTCCGCACTGGTTTTGAGCTGTATCTGCGTCGTCGACTCTTTGAGTTGGTTGAAGCGCGTGTCAGTTACCGTTTGGAGTTGGTCGATATTTTTGATGTGGATGATGATGTGAAGACCTATCGTGAGGCCGAGGGAGATGAATATGTGTCTTCCGTGGGCCTGACATTACTTCGTGATTCTCGCGATTCGCTGATGTTCACACGCAATGGTAATCGGACGACGCTCTCTGCGAACCTCGCTGGTGTGGGCGGTGATGTGCATTATCTAAAGCTTGAGGCGCGCTCTGCTCAATTCTTTCCGACCTTTGATCTGTATGATCAGACGCTGTCAATTATCGGGCGTGTCGGCACCGCTTCGCCATACGGCGATAGTGATGATGTCCCATTTTATGACCGATTCTACCTGGGCGGTCCGGATAGTTTGCGTGGTTTCGAGTATCGTGATGTTAGCCCACGGGATGAGGAAGATTCGAGTGAATCGGTCGGTGGTGATACTTACGGCATGCTTTCTTTCGAATATGGTTGGCGACTTGCGGAACCTTTAGGGCTCGTTGCTTTCTATGACTGTGGTTTTGTTAACGAATCTGATTATGATTTTAGTCCTTCAGACTATGCATCTAATTGGGGGATCGGCGCGCGTATTATCCTAATGGGCTCTCCGCTGAAGCTTGACCTTGGTTTCCCTATTACAGTGCCTGATGATGCGGATGATAATGGGGCTCAGTTTAACTTTTCGTTTGGCACACGCTTCTAG
- a CDS encoding 50S ribosomal protein L25, whose product MKQFKLNILSRENTGRGVARRLRAEGNIPACVYSKGNSRSISLSVVEYRDLKRSIGGGAALIELVDEKGETALVNIQDVQRDTFKNCINHIDFLEVARGESFIAHVPVHLINASEAAGVRLEGGIVDHKTHEVEIRCRPSKLPDHVEVDVKDLGVGDALHISELPVIEGVEYLGNPIQVIVSIQAPTVAVTTAAEDAAEAVAADEVPASKVSADDAE is encoded by the coding sequence ATGAAACAGTTCAAACTAAACATCTTAAGCCGTGAAAATACCGGTCGTGGCGTCGCTCGCCGCCTCCGCGCGGAAGGTAACATTCCTGCCTGTGTATACAGTAAAGGAAACTCACGCTCGATTTCGCTCTCCGTTGTGGAGTATCGTGATCTCAAACGCTCGATCGGCGGCGGTGCTGCTCTGATCGAATTAGTCGATGAGAAGGGTGAGACTGCTCTCGTTAATATCCAAGATGTTCAGCGCGACACATTTAAGAACTGCATTAACCATATCGACTTCCTAGAAGTTGCTCGTGGTGAAAGCTTTATTGCTCACGTGCCTGTGCACTTGATCAACGCGTCTGAGGCTGCTGGTGTTCGCCTTGAAGGTGGTATTGTTGATCACAAGACGCACGAAGTTGAAATTCGTTGCCGTCCATCTAAGCTTCCTGATCACGTCGAAGTGGACGTTAAGGATCTTGGTGTTGGTGATGCGCTTCACATCAGTGAGCTTCCTGTCATTGAAGGTGTTGAATACCTAGGCAACCCAATCCAAGTGATCGTATCGATCCAAGCTCCGACTGTTGCAGTTACGACTGCTGCTGAGGATGCTGCTGAAGCAGTTGCTGCTGACGAAGTTCCTGCTTCGAAGGTGTCTGCTGACGACGCTGAGTAA
- the pth gene encoding aminoacyl-tRNA hydrolase — protein MSIAVIAGLGNPGSKYRNTRHNVGFVLVDKLAAKLGAVWKTEARFEAEIATVSYEERKLLLVKPQTFMNASGRSLGAILRYRKLPTSSLVAVYDDITLELGRPKLSAGGSAGGHNGITDLLAQIGPGFLRYRIGVGAKPHKEMDLADYVLSKFSKDEQKLLADRIPAYLEHFQLIIDKEPEHAMNFINQRTAH, from the coding sequence ATGTCCATAGCGGTCATTGCCGGCCTCGGAAACCCGGGGTCAAAATACCGCAACACTCGGCACAATGTCGGCTTTGTTCTAGTTGATAAACTAGCAGCAAAGCTGGGTGCCGTGTGGAAGACGGAAGCTCGTTTCGAAGCTGAAATCGCGACTGTGTCCTATGAGGAGCGCAAGCTCCTCCTGGTGAAGCCTCAAACCTTCATGAATGCCAGCGGACGCTCGTTAGGTGCGATTTTGCGCTATCGGAAACTCCCGACCTCATCACTTGTCGCCGTATATGACGACATCACCCTTGAACTTGGCAGGCCCAAGCTCAGCGCCGGTGGTAGTGCTGGTGGTCACAACGGGATTACTGATTTGCTCGCGCAGATTGGGCCGGGTTTTCTTCGCTATCGTATCGGAGTCGGTGCGAAACCACACAAAGAGATGGACCTCGCAGATTACGTCCTAAGCAAATTTTCGAAGGACGAGCAAAAACTTTTGGCAGATCGGATTCCCGCCTATCTTGAGCATTTTCAGCTCATTATTGACAAGGAGCCTGAGCACGCCATGAACTTCATCAACCAACGCACGGCACACTAG
- a CDS encoding OmpH family outer membrane protein — translation MKKITILFLASVFCAVGLFGQKTPVVATVNVQRILNDYTAFQTAVEKVKGSVAPVEEEMKRMQENIQAIVTTGREAEAKVKNPALGDEAKAEAAAEVAGLQSQLQAAQVELNQFRQQAQQLAQQGQQQELAPLQAKAVEAVKQVAQDKGIDLVVPINAVVYASDDLEISDAVIAVLNAAK, via the coding sequence ATGAAAAAAATAACTATTCTCTTTCTTGCTTCTGTTTTCTGCGCGGTCGGTCTATTCGGCCAGAAGACTCCAGTCGTTGCGACTGTCAATGTTCAGCGTATCTTGAACGACTACACTGCTTTCCAGACTGCTGTTGAGAAGGTCAAAGGGTCCGTCGCCCCAGTAGAAGAGGAAATGAAGAGGATGCAGGAAAACATCCAAGCGATCGTTACAACTGGCCGTGAGGCAGAGGCGAAGGTTAAGAATCCTGCTCTAGGTGATGAAGCAAAGGCTGAAGCTGCTGCAGAAGTCGCTGGTCTCCAATCTCAGCTTCAAGCCGCTCAAGTCGAGCTCAACCAGTTCCGCCAACAAGCACAGCAACTCGCTCAGCAAGGCCAGCAACAAGAGCTCGCTCCGCTACAAGCCAAAGCAGTCGAAGCAGTCAAGCAGGTTGCTCAAGACAAGGGCATCGATTTGGTCGTGCCAATTAATGCAGTGGTCTACGCTTCGGATGATCTTGAGATCTCCGACGCTGTGATCGCAGTTTTGAATGCGGCTAAATAA